The sequence below is a genomic window from Kitasatospora kifunensis.
GATGATCACCCAGCAGCCGCTCGGTGGTAAGGCGCAGTTCGGTGGTCAGCGCTTCGGTGAGATGGAGGTGTGGGCCCTTGAGGCATACGGCGCGGCCTACGCGCTGCAGGAGCTCCTCACCATCAAGTCCGACGACGTGCTCGGCCGCGTGAAGGTCTACGAGGCCATCGTCAAGGGCGAGAACATCCCCGAGCCCGGCATTCCCGAGTCCTTCAAGGTCCTCATCAAGGAAATGCAGTCGCTCTGCCTCAACGTGGAGGTGCTGTCCTCGGACGGCTCCAACATCGAGCTGCGGGACTCCGACGAGGACGTCTTCCGCGCAGCCGAGGAGCTCGGTATTGACCTGTCCCGGCGCGAGCCGAGCAGCGTCGAAGAGGTCTGACGGAGGTTGGGCCGGCTGATCCGCCCCCAGGGCGAACAGTCAGCCGGCCCGCCCCCAGGCCCCCCTCAGACCAGATGAACGACTTTCGACTTACGAAAGAGGGCTTGACGACCAGTGCTTGACGTCAACTTCTTCGACGAGCTCCGCATCGGCCTCGCGACCGCCGACGACATCCGCCAGTGGTCGCACGGCGAGGTCAAGAAGCCGGAGACCATCAACTACCGCACGCTGAAGCCGGAAAAGGACGGCCTTTTCTGCGAGAAGATCTTCGGTCCCACCCGGGACTGGGAGTGCTACTGCGGTAAGTACAAGCGTGTCCGCTTCAAGGGCATCATCTGCGAGCGCTGCGGCGTCGAGGTGACCCGCGCCAAGGTGCGCCGTGAGCGGATGGGCCACATCGAGCTGGCCGCCCCGGTCACCCACATCTGGTACTTCAAGGGTGTGCCGTCCCGCCTGGGCTACCTGCTCGACCTGGCGCCGAAGGACCTCGAGAAGGTCATCTACTTCGCCGCCTACATGATCACCTGGGTCGACGACGAGCGTCGTCAGCGCGACCTGCCCTCGCTGGAGGCGCACGTCTCCGTCGAGCGCCAGCAGATCGAGAACCGCCGTGACGCGGACCTCGAGGCCCGTGCCAAGAAGGCCGAGACCGACCTGGCCGAGCTGGAGGCCGAGGGCGCCAAGGCCGACGTGCGCCGCAAGGTGCGCGAGGGTGCCGAGCGCGAGATGAAGCAGCTGCGCGACCGCGCGCAGCGCGAGCTCGACCGCCTGGACGAGGTGTGGGCGCGGTTCAAGAACCTCAAGGTCCAGGACCTCGAGGGCGACGAGCTGCTCTACCGCGAGCTGCGCGACCGCTTCGGTACCTACTTCTCCGGCTCGATGGGCGCCGCGGCCCTCAAGGACCGCCTGGAGACCTTCGACCTGGCGGAGGAGTCCGAGCGCCTGCGCGAGATCATCCGCACCGGCAAGGGCCAGAAGAAGACCCGTGCGCTCAAGCGCCTCAAGGTCGTCTCGGCGTTCCTGCAGACCACCAACAAGCCCAACGGCATGGTGCTGGACTGCGTCCCGGTCATCCCGCCGGACCTGCGTCCGATGGTGCAGCTGGACGGTGGCCGCTTCGCGACCTCCGACCTGAACGACCTGTACCGCCGCGTGATCAACCGCAACAACCGCCTGAAGCGGCTTCTCGACCTCGGCGCGCCCGAGATCATCGTGAACAACGAGAAGCGCATGCTGCAGGAGGCCGTCGACGCCCTGTTCGACAACGGTCGTCGTGGTCGTCCGGTCACCGGCCCGGGCAACCGCCCGCTGAAGTCCCTCAGCGACATGCTGAAGGGCAAGCAGGGTCGTTTCCGTCAGAACCTGCTCGGCAAGCGCGTCGACTACTCGGCCCGTTCGGTCATCGTCGTCGGCCCGCAGCTCAAGCTGCACCAGTGTGGTCTGCCCAAGGCCATGGCGCTGGAGCTCTTCAAGCCGTTCGTGATGAAGCGCCTGGTGGACCTGAACCACGCGCAGAACATCAAGTCGGCCAAGCGCATGGTCGAGCGCGCCCGCCCGGTGGTGTGGGACGTCCTCGAAGAGGTCATCGCCGAGCACCCGGTGCTGCTGAACCGTGCACCCACCCTGCACCGCCTGGGCATCCAGGCCTTCGAGCCGCAGCTGGTCGAGGGCAAGGCCATCCAGATCCACCCGCTCGTCTGCACCGCGTTCAACGCGGACTTCGACGGTGACCAGATGGCCGTCCACCTGCCGCTCTCCGCGGAGGCGCAGGCCGAGGCCCGCATCCTGATGCTGTCCTCGAACAACATCCTGAAGCCGGCCGACGGTCGCCCCGTCACCATGCCGACCCAGGACATGGTGCTCGGTCTGTTCTTCCTCACCTCGGACCGCGAGGAGGTGAAGGGCGGTGGCCGTTCCTTCTCCTCGACCGCCGAGGCGATCATGGCCTTCGACGCCCGCGAGCTGGACGTCCAGGCCCCGATCGACCTGCGTCTGCCGATCGGCACCGTCCCGCCGCGTGGCTGGACCCCGCCGGTGGACCCGGAGTGGACCGACGGTCAGACCCCGGCCTGGACCGAGGGCGAGTCCTTCCGCCTGCGCACCACCCTGGGCCGCGCGCTCTTCAACGAGCTGCTGCCCGAGGACTACCCGTTCGTCGACTACGAGGTGGGCAAGAAGCAGCTCTCCGCGATCGTCAACGACCTGGCGGAGCGCTACCCCAAGGTCATCGTCGCGGCGACCCTGGACAACCTGAAGGCGGCCGGCTTCCACTGGTCGACCCGTTCGGGCGTCACCGTCTCGATCTCGGACGTCGTCGTGCCGCCGAGCAAGCCGCAGATTCTCGAGGGCTACGAGGCGCAGGCCGAGAAGGTCCAGAAGAACTACGAGCGCGGTCTGATGACCAACGACGAGCGCAAGCAGGAAATGGTCAACATCTGGACCAAGGCGACCAACGAGGTTGCCGAGGCCATGAACGCGAACTTCCCGAAGACCAACCCCATCTTCATGATGGTCGACTCGGGTGCTCGTGGAAACATGATGCAGATGCGTCAGATCGCCGGTATGCGTGGTCTGGTGTCGAACGCGAAGAACGAGACCATTCCGCGTCCGATCAAGGCCTCGTTCCGTGAGGGCCTGTCGGTGCTGGAGTACTTCATCTCCACCCACGGTGCCCGTAAGGGTCTGGCCGACACCGCGCTGCGTACCGCCGACTCGGGTTACCTGACCCGTCGTCTGGTGGACGTCTCGCAGGACGTGATCATCCGCGAGGAGGACTGCGGCACCGAGCGCGGCCTCAAGCTGGCGATCGGCACGGTCGGCGAGGACGGCGTCCTGCGCAAGACGGACGACGTCGAGACCAGCGTCTACGCCCGCATGCTGGCCGAGGACATCACCGTCGACGGCAAGCTCATCGCGACCGCCAACACCGACCTCGGTGACGTGCTGATCGACGAGCTGATCCGCCACGGCATCGCCGAGGTCAAGACCCGCTCGATCCTGACCTGCGAGTCGGCCGTCGGCACCTGTGCCTTCTGCTACGGCCGTTCGCTGGCCACCGGCAAGCTGGTCGACATCGGTGAGGCGGTCGGCATCATCGCCGCCCAGTCCATCGGTGAGCCCGGTACCCAGCTGACGATGCGTACCTTCCACACCGGTGGTGTGGCCGGTGACGACATCACCCAGGGTCTGCCGCGTGTCGTCGAGCTCTTCGAGGCCCGTACCCCCAAGGGTGTGGCCCCGATCTCGGAGGCGCAGGGCCGGGTCCGGATCGAGGACACCGAGAAGACCCGCAAGGTCGTCGTCACCCCCGACGACGGCACGGACGAGATCGCCTACCCGGTCTCCAAGCGTGTGAAGCTGCTGGTCAGCGAGGGTCAGGCGGTCGAGGTCGGCCAGAAGCTGACCGTCGGTGCCACCAACCCGCACGACGTGCTGCGGATCATGGGCCAGCGTGCCGTCCAGATCCACCTGGTCGCTGAAGTCCAGAAGGTCTACAACAACCAGGGCGTGTCGATCCACGACAAGCACATCGAGATCATCATCCGGCAGATGCTCCGCCGCGTGACGATCATCGAGTCGGGCGACGCCGAGCTGCTCCCGGGCGAGCTCGTCGAGCGCGGCCGCTTCGAGACCGAGAACCGTCGCGTGGTCTCCGAGGGCGGTCACCCCGCCTCCGGCCGTCCGCAGCTGATGGGTATCACCAAGGCCTCGCTGGCCACCGAGTCCTGGCTGTCGGCCGCCTCCTTCCAGGAGACGACCCGGGTGCTCACCGACGCGGCGATCCACGCCAAGTCGGACCCGCTGCTGGGCCTCAAGGAGAACGTCATCCTCGGTAAGCTCATCCCGGCCGGTACGGGTCTGCCCCGCTACCGCAACATCCGGGTCGAGCCGACCGAAGAGGCCAAGGCCGCGATGTACTCGGCCGTCGGCTACGACGACTACGACCTGTCGCCCTTCGGCGCCGGCTCCGGCCAGGCGGTCCCGCTGGACGACTACGACTACGGCCCGTACACGGGCTGAGTGGTCTGAACACCGCTGGGCGGTCACCCTTTCGGGGGTGGCCGCCCAGCGGCGTTCTACGGCTCCTCAAAGGCCCGCCTCCCTCGCGCGGGGGAGGCGGGTAAACCGCCCGGGGGAGCGATCCCGGAGCAGGGGGCGAGAGGGCAGGCTGAGTGCGTCGGTTCGGACGGTCCGGGCCAGCGACCCAGGGGGATCCTCCGATGAACCAGCGCCTGACCCGCATGCTCGGCTACACCGCGATCACCGGCCTCGTCGTGTTCGGGATGTCCGGCTGCTTCTTCAGCGAGCAGCAGCACAGCGACGTCAGTTACGGGATCGACCAGCCGGTGCACAGCCTGGTGATCCAGGGGAAGACCGGCGGCATCCGGGTGGTCGGCGCTGGCACCGGGGTGCACGTGGTGGAGCACCAGAGCTACGACAGCAAGGCGCCCGCCAGCACCCACACGGTGGCCGACGGCACCCTCACCCTCACCTACACCTGCGACGACGACTGCGGGATCAACTACGAGGTCGACGTCCCGGCGGGCACGGACGTCAAGGTCAGCGCGGGCACCGGCGACGTGCACCTGTCCGGGCTGAGCGCCGGGGTGCAGGCCACCACCGGTACGGGGCAGGTGGAGGGCGTGGGGCTGGCCGGAGCCAGCGCCGACCTGCGCTCCAGCACCGGGGACGTCTCCG
It includes:
- a CDS encoding DNA-directed RNA polymerase subunit beta', whose product is MLDVNFFDELRIGLATADDIRQWSHGEVKKPETINYRTLKPEKDGLFCEKIFGPTRDWECYCGKYKRVRFKGIICERCGVEVTRAKVRRERMGHIELAAPVTHIWYFKGVPSRLGYLLDLAPKDLEKVIYFAAYMITWVDDERRQRDLPSLEAHVSVERQQIENRRDADLEARAKKAETDLAELEAEGAKADVRRKVREGAEREMKQLRDRAQRELDRLDEVWARFKNLKVQDLEGDELLYRELRDRFGTYFSGSMGAAALKDRLETFDLAEESERLREIIRTGKGQKKTRALKRLKVVSAFLQTTNKPNGMVLDCVPVIPPDLRPMVQLDGGRFATSDLNDLYRRVINRNNRLKRLLDLGAPEIIVNNEKRMLQEAVDALFDNGRRGRPVTGPGNRPLKSLSDMLKGKQGRFRQNLLGKRVDYSARSVIVVGPQLKLHQCGLPKAMALELFKPFVMKRLVDLNHAQNIKSAKRMVERARPVVWDVLEEVIAEHPVLLNRAPTLHRLGIQAFEPQLVEGKAIQIHPLVCTAFNADFDGDQMAVHLPLSAEAQAEARILMLSSNNILKPADGRPVTMPTQDMVLGLFFLTSDREEVKGGGRSFSSTAEAIMAFDARELDVQAPIDLRLPIGTVPPRGWTPPVDPEWTDGQTPAWTEGESFRLRTTLGRALFNELLPEDYPFVDYEVGKKQLSAIVNDLAERYPKVIVAATLDNLKAAGFHWSTRSGVTVSISDVVVPPSKPQILEGYEAQAEKVQKNYERGLMTNDERKQEMVNIWTKATNEVAEAMNANFPKTNPIFMMVDSGARGNMMQMRQIAGMRGLVSNAKNETIPRPIKASFREGLSVLEYFISTHGARKGLADTALRTADSGYLTRRLVDVSQDVIIREEDCGTERGLKLAIGTVGEDGVLRKTDDVETSVYARMLAEDITVDGKLIATANTDLGDVLIDELIRHGIAEVKTRSILTCESAVGTCAFCYGRSLATGKLVDIGEAVGIIAAQSIGEPGTQLTMRTFHTGGVAGDDITQGLPRVVELFEARTPKGVAPISEAQGRVRIEDTEKTRKVVVTPDDGTDEIAYPVSKRVKLLVSEGQAVEVGQKLTVGATNPHDVLRIMGQRAVQIHLVAEVQKVYNNQGVSIHDKHIEIIIRQMLRRVTIIESGDAELLPGELVERGRFETENRRVVSEGGHPASGRPQLMGITKASLATESWLSAASFQETTRVLTDAAIHAKSDPLLGLKENVILGKLIPAGTGLPRYRNIRVEPTEEAKAAMYSAVGYDDYDLSPFGAGSGQAVPLDDYDYGPYTG
- a CDS encoding DUF4097 family beta strand repeat-containing protein; protein product: MNQRLTRMLGYTAITGLVVFGMSGCFFSEQQHSDVSYGIDQPVHSLVIQGKTGGIRVVGAGTGVHVVEHQSYDSKAPASTHTVADGTLTLTYTCDDDCGINYEVDVPAGTDVKVSAGTGDVHLSGLSAGVQATTGTGQVEGVGLAGASADLRSSTGDVSATFTVVPGSVTATTSTGNVKVVVPSGGYAVKATADTGTVKVTVPQDAASGHAIDAESDTGNVTVSHA